Proteins from a single region of Heterodontus francisci isolate sHetFra1 chromosome 27, sHetFra1.hap1, whole genome shotgun sequence:
- the LOC137384827 gene encoding interferon regulatory factor 6-like, with the protein MMAMQPRRIRLKPWLLAQVDSGHYPGLQWLDDQRKHFQIPWRHATRHVPTQDDDNTIFKAWAVETGKYHQGVDGPDPAKWKANLRCALNKSREFKLIYDGTKETPMQPYKIYQVCDLQSNGGNITPETIDHEQDDEEEQQLQVLFPSMTLEDGASLPPYPTQTWPKQEGTVPDSCMNGELANPTLPQGDLSLASLDHSELSQANLAHGGLVQPNVPPITQGTLNPLPAQQVDQFPSLTTSEMFINSLPLTDLDVKFQYRGKQMGSLITVSNPHGCRLYYGDLGPIPDQVELFGPITLEQVRFPSTDQVSHEKQRFYTNHLLDVMDRGLILEIHGQDIYAIRLCQCKVYWSGPCAIGAPGPNPLEREKKIKLFSLENFLSELIMYQKGQTSVAPLYEIQLCFGEEWPDGKPKEKKLIMVQVIPVVARMMFEMFSGELSFDSGSIRLQISNPDLKDNVVFQFKELHRLLQSQQGQGQWPMQPANLQ; encoded by the exons ATGATGGCCATGCAGCCACGGAGGATTCGGTTAAAACCATGGCTGTTGGCGCAGGTGGACAGCGGGCACTATCCTGGGCTTCAGTGGTTGGATGACCAGCGGAAACATTTTCAGATCCCATGGCGGCATGCCACCAGGCACGTCCCTACCCAGGACGACGACAATACCATTTTCAAG GCTTGGGCGGTGGAGACGGGCAAATATCACCAGGGGGTTGATGGGCCAGACCCTGCAAAATGGAAAGCAAATCTCCGCTGTGCCCTCAACAAGAGCAGGGAGTTCAAACTGATTTACGATGGCACCAAGGAGACCCCCATGCAGCCGTACAAGATCTACCAAGTGTGTGACCTTCAGTCCAACGGGGGAAACATCACTCCAG AGACCATTGACCATGAACAGGATGATGAGGAGGAG CAACAGCTCCAGGTTTTGTTCCCATCAATGACCTTGGAAG ATGGTGCCAGCCTACCGCCATACCCGACACAGACCTGGCCAAAACAGGAAGGTACAGTGCCTGATTCCTGCATGAATGGAGAACTTGCTAACCCGACACTCCCACAAGGGGACCTTTCCCTTGCAAGCCTTGATCACAGTGAACTTTCTCAGGCTAACCTTGCTCATGGAGGCCTCGTTCAACCAAATGTCCCTCCCATCACTCAAGGAACTCTCAATCCACTCCCGGCGCAACAAGTGGACCAGTTCCCATCGCTGACCACGTCTGAAATGTTTATCAACTCTCTGCCAT TGACTGACCTGGACGTGAAGTTCCAATACCGGGGCAAACAGATGGGATCGTTGATCACCGTCAGCAACCCTCATGGCTGCCGCCTGTACTATGGGGATCTCGGCCCCATCCCAGACCAAGTGGAGCTCTTTGGACCCATCACCCTGGAGCAGGTCCGTTTCCCCAGCACGGACCAGGTGTCTCATGAGAAGCAGCGATTTTACACCAATCACTTGCTGGATGTCATGGACCGGGGTCTGATCCTGGAGATCCATGGGCAGGATATTTATGCCATCCGCCTTTGCCAGTGTAAAGTATACTGGTCTGGGCCCTGTGCTATTGGAGCTCCAGGACCCAACCCCCTTGAGAGGGAGAAGAAGATCAAGCTCTTCAGTTTGGAGAACttcctcagtg AATTGATAATGTACCAGAAGGGACAGACAAGTGTTGCCCCACTCTACGAGATCCAGCTGTGCTTTGGTGAAGAATGGCCAGATGGTAAACCCAAGGAAAAGAAGCTGATCATGGTGCAG GTGATTCCAGTTGTGGCACGGATGATGTTTGAGATGTTTTCGGGGGAGCTGTCGTTCGACAGTGGGAGTATCCGTCTGCAGATATCGAACCCGGACCTTAAGGACAACGTGGTGTTTCAGTTTAAAGAACTCCATCGATTACTTCAGTCCCAACAGGGCCAGGGACAATGGCCGATGCAGCCTGCCAACCTACAGTGA